One region of Oceanipulchritudo coccoides genomic DNA includes:
- a CDS encoding translation initiation factor: MGKRTKERIDTSGGQSLSAGNPFAGLSAEGLASGPVQPAQPSKPAAPVKKRETLLLRRLKAGKGGKVVTEISGFDCHPDGLAQLLKRLQTRLGTGGTRRGKVLELQGECRAAVKELLEKDGYRVKGI, encoded by the coding sequence ATGGGAAAGCGCACAAAGGAACGAATCGACACCTCCGGCGGTCAATCCCTTTCGGCAGGAAATCCTTTCGCCGGGCTTTCGGCGGAGGGCCTTGCCAGCGGTCCGGTACAACCTGCTCAGCCAAGCAAGCCGGCAGCACCGGTGAAAAAGCGGGAGACCTTGCTGCTCCGTCGTCTGAAGGCTGGCAAAGGCGGGAAAGTGGTCACGGAAATTTCCGGATTTGATTGCCATCCGGACGGATTGGCCCAGCTGCTCAAGCGTCTGCAGACCCGGCTTGGGACAGGCGGGACGCGTCGCGGCAAAGTCCTCGAATTGCAGGGTGAATGCCGGGCGGCGGTGAAGGAGTTGCTTGAGAAGGACGGTTATCGCGTGAAAGGGATCTGA
- a CDS encoding ABC transporter permease codes for MRSYFLRRLLLIPPTIFGITIIVFLITRIVPGGPIERAIMEMQSVSVSAGVTGGSLGNQSQALSEEQLEQLKEYYGFDKPAIISYFHWVGNVLRGDLGNSYRYNEPVWNIIRERFPISIFFGIWTLIITYTICIPLGILKAIKHRTFVDNASSILIFTGYAIPGYVLGALLVVFFAARLEWFPMGGFTSIYFDDLGFWEKVKDIFWHAVLPLCSYLIGSFALVTLLMKNHLMDNLAADYIRTAVAKGVPFRKAVTGHALRNSLIPIATTFGQNIILLVGGSFLIETIFDINGFGLLGFTAILDRDYPIVMGVLLLSSILLLLGNIISDFLVAMIDPRVRFN; via the coding sequence ATGCGTTCCTACTTTCTCCGAAGATTATTGCTAATTCCCCCGACCATTTTCGGGATCACGATTATCGTGTTCCTGATCACGCGAATTGTTCCCGGAGGGCCTATCGAGCGGGCCATTATGGAAATGCAGTCCGTGAGCGTGAGTGCGGGCGTCACGGGGGGCAGCCTTGGCAACCAGAGCCAGGCCCTTTCGGAAGAGCAACTTGAGCAGCTCAAGGAATACTACGGTTTCGACAAACCTGCCATCATCAGCTATTTTCACTGGGTGGGCAATGTCCTCCGGGGAGATCTCGGGAATTCCTACCGCTACAATGAACCGGTGTGGAACATCATTCGTGAGCGCTTCCCCATTTCCATTTTTTTTGGGATCTGGACACTGATCATTACCTACACGATCTGCATCCCCCTCGGGATTCTCAAGGCCATCAAGCACCGGACCTTTGTCGACAACGCCTCTTCAATCCTGATTTTCACCGGTTACGCGATCCCCGGCTACGTATTGGGGGCCTTGCTTGTCGTGTTTTTTGCGGCCCGGCTGGAATGGTTCCCCATGGGTGGATTCACGAGTATCTATTTCGATGACCTTGGCTTCTGGGAAAAGGTGAAGGACATTTTCTGGCACGCCGTCTTGCCTCTTTGCTCATACCTGATCGGCAGTTTTGCCCTCGTCACACTGCTCATGAAAAACCACCTCATGGACAATCTGGCCGCCGATTACATCCGCACCGCGGTCGCCAAGGGCGTTCCCTTCCGAAAGGCGGTTACCGGACATGCCCTCAGGAATTCCCTCATTCCGATCGCAACCACCTTCGGACAGAATATCATCCTCCTTGTTGGCGGTTCCTTCCTGATCGAGACCATTTTCGACATCAACGGTTTTGGATTGCTCGGATTCACGGCCATCCTCGACCGCGATTACCCGATTGTCATGGGCGTCCTCCTCCTCTCCAGCATTCTTCTTCTGCTTGGAAACATCATCAGCGACTTCCTCGTTGCCATGATCGACCCCCGTGTCCGTTTTAATTAA
- a CDS encoding enoyl-ACP reductase FabI: MSFLNISKKRFLVCGLGNRRSVAWAVGQTLEEAGAEVIYTIRNDKRAGELKKLLKERPFLLCDVEYEDDIATLGERVREEYGELDGFVHSIAFANFSEGLVPFHETKRKDFLQATQISAFSLVELSRSLKPVLKPDASVVAIGISSSVTAANYGYMSPIKNALEGCVRFLAKSFSKDSEIRFNSVNAGPLRTKSSAGIPGYLDNYLYAEQLTYRKRALTTQEVADTVVYLLSPRSSGINAQGIVVNAGMDWNYFDESVVEKASRPELSRGNSDA, encoded by the coding sequence ATGAGCTTTCTGAATATTTCAAAAAAGCGGTTTCTTGTCTGTGGGTTGGGCAACCGGCGCAGCGTTGCCTGGGCGGTTGGACAGACCCTTGAGGAGGCAGGTGCGGAAGTCATCTACACCATCCGCAATGACAAGCGGGCAGGGGAGTTGAAGAAACTTTTGAAGGAGCGTCCTTTTTTGCTCTGTGACGTTGAATACGAAGATGACATTGCCACCCTTGGAGAGCGCGTGCGCGAAGAATACGGTGAGTTGGACGGCTTTGTTCACTCGATTGCCTTTGCCAACTTCAGTGAGGGCCTGGTGCCATTCCATGAGACCAAGCGGAAGGATTTTTTGCAGGCGACCCAGATCAGCGCTTTTTCGCTGGTTGAATTGTCCCGCAGTTTGAAGCCTGTCCTGAAGCCGGATGCATCGGTGGTGGCGATCGGGATTTCCTCATCGGTCACGGCGGCCAATTACGGGTACATGTCGCCGATCAAGAATGCCCTCGAGGGCTGTGTTCGCTTCCTCGCAAAGTCCTTCAGTAAAGATAGCGAGATTCGCTTCAATTCAGTGAATGCTGGACCTCTGCGCACCAAGTCCTCAGCCGGCATACCGGGTTATCTGGATAATTACCTTTATGCTGAGCAACTGACCTATCGGAAGCGGGCCCTGACCACGCAGGAAGTGGCTGACACCGTCGTCTACCTCCTCAGTCCGAGAAGTTCCGGTATCAACGCCCAGGGAATTGTCGTGAATGCCGGCATGGACTGGAATTATTTTGACGAGTCGGTTGTCGAGAAGGCAAGTCGTCCCGAGCTATCCAGGGGTAATTCAGACGCATGA
- a CDS encoding alpha/beta fold hydrolase, with protein sequence MNTLPPWLQVQYPFDCHAFDTSAGKLNYIDAGAGTPVVMLHGNPTWSFFYRNLVLALRETNRCLVPDHLGCGLSDKPQVADYSLSAHVERTVAWIESLELDGFHLVVHDWGGAIGFGVADRIRDQIKSISILNTAAFAFPSIPFRISVCRWPLAGKFLVRGLNGFVEAATKMTTVEPLPEGVAEGYRYPYGNWHDRVAIDAFVNDIPMRKSHRSWSTLQAIENSLPWWQDKPVQILWGMQDWCFHTGILNEWEKRLPGAKVYRFAEAGHYLMEDAGEAIYPVIREFVN encoded by the coding sequence ATGAACACGTTGCCTCCATGGCTGCAGGTGCAATACCCGTTCGACTGTCACGCATTTGATACAAGTGCGGGCAAGTTGAACTATATTGATGCAGGCGCGGGCACTCCAGTCGTCATGTTGCATGGTAACCCGACTTGGTCCTTTTTCTACAGGAATCTCGTCCTGGCGCTTCGGGAAACCAACCGGTGCCTTGTTCCCGACCATCTCGGCTGCGGGTTGTCGGACAAGCCCCAAGTCGCTGACTACAGCCTTTCCGCCCATGTTGAACGGACGGTTGCCTGGATTGAATCACTTGAATTGGACGGGTTCCATCTGGTTGTCCATGACTGGGGCGGAGCAATCGGATTTGGAGTGGCAGACCGGATTCGCGATCAAATCAAAAGTATCAGTATTCTGAATACAGCAGCCTTCGCTTTTCCTTCAATTCCCTTCCGGATATCAGTCTGCCGCTGGCCTTTGGCCGGAAAATTTCTTGTTCGTGGCCTGAATGGATTTGTCGAGGCTGCGACAAAAATGACCACGGTCGAACCTCTGCCGGAAGGGGTTGCTGAGGGCTACCGCTATCCCTATGGCAACTGGCATGACCGGGTTGCGATCGACGCCTTCGTGAATGACATTCCCATGCGGAAATCCCACCGGAGCTGGTCCACATTGCAGGCGATTGAGAATAGCCTCCCATGGTGGCAGGACAAACCGGTACAGATTCTATGGGGCATGCAGGACTGGTGCTTTCACACAGGCATTCTCAACGAATGGGAGAAGCGTCTGCCCGGGGCGAAAGTCTACCGGTTTGCCGAGGCGGGGCACTACCTGATGGAGGATGCCGGGGAGGCTATCTATCCGGTAATCCGGGAATTTGTAAATTGA
- a CDS encoding lipocalin family protein, with product MKKIFLIISLLAVLSGCNTFRTPEPIPMVDRVNLDQFMGKWYIVASTPMLLKWDNDAYNAVEMYERGAKRGIKITYQYNDEEPNGPLKTVTANAMVDNPGINTDWEVTYAWPFGTDYRIIYLESDYSVAVIANPDRKKVRVLSRQSTINAPLYSDIILYLQDLGFNVGNIRMISHR from the coding sequence ATGAAAAAGATTTTCCTCATCATCAGCCTGCTGGCAGTCCTTTCCGGTTGTAATACTTTCCGCACTCCTGAGCCAATTCCCATGGTCGACCGGGTCAATCTGGACCAATTCATGGGCAAGTGGTACATTGTTGCCTCCACCCCGATGCTACTCAAGTGGGACAATGATGCCTACAATGCTGTTGAGATGTATGAACGTGGGGCCAAGCGGGGCATCAAGATCACTTACCAGTACAACGACGAGGAGCCCAATGGCCCGCTCAAGACCGTCACCGCCAATGCCATGGTCGACAATCCGGGCATCAACACTGACTGGGAAGTCACCTATGCCTGGCCGTTCGGGACGGATTACCGGATCATTTACCTGGAATCGGATTATTCCGTGGCCGTTATCGCTAATCCAGACCGGAAAAAGGTCCGTGTCCTTTCACGGCAGAGCACCATCAATGCGCCTTTATACTCGGACATCATCCTTTACCTCCAGGATCTAGGATTCAATGTGGGGAATATCCGGATGATCAGCCACCGCTAA
- a CDS encoding acylphosphatase, whose translation MKTEQVYHCEVHFSGRVQGVGFRYQTFQIAKEFDVSGTVRNLADGRVRLEAEGDKNQVQAFVDEVADQLGVFIRQVERTESEQPPRHKGFSIR comes from the coding sequence ATGAAAACAGAGCAAGTTTATCACTGCGAGGTGCATTTCTCAGGGCGCGTGCAGGGAGTGGGCTTTCGCTATCAGACATTTCAGATCGCCAAGGAATTTGATGTCAGTGGGACGGTGCGTAATCTGGCGGACGGACGCGTCCGGCTGGAAGCGGAAGGTGACAAGAACCAGGTTCAGGCCTTTGTTGACGAAGTGGCCGATCAACTGGGCGTCTTTATTCGCCAGGTGGAGCGCACTGAAAGCGAGCAGCCACCGAGGCACAAAGGCTTCTCCATTCGGTAA
- the msrA gene encoding peptide-methionine (S)-S-oxide reductase MsrA, with protein sequence MTVANSAISDNKPVETESVTLGGGCFWCVEALYETLDGVESVESGYAGGSTANPSYKDISTGTTGHAEVVKVTFDPKTISLERLLSFFWQAHDPTTLNRQGADVGTQYRSIILYSSPEQKAAAESSMAEAQKIFTKPIVTEIVALESFYKAEGYHQDYYKNNKTAPYCQYVIAPKLKKLEQ encoded by the coding sequence ATGACAGTCGCCAATTCAGCTATCTCCGATAATAAACCGGTAGAGACCGAATCAGTAACCCTTGGTGGTGGGTGTTTCTGGTGCGTGGAGGCCCTCTATGAGACCCTTGATGGCGTCGAATCCGTGGAATCCGGTTATGCCGGGGGCTCCACGGCCAACCCGAGCTACAAGGACATTAGCACCGGCACAACCGGGCACGCTGAAGTCGTCAAGGTGACCTTTGACCCAAAAACCATCAGCCTCGAGCGGCTTCTCTCATTTTTCTGGCAAGCACACGACCCCACGACCTTGAACCGGCAGGGAGCGGATGTTGGCACACAATATCGCTCAATCATCCTTTATTCCTCTCCGGAACAAAAGGCGGCCGCGGAAAGCTCCATGGCCGAGGCACAGAAAATATTTACCAAGCCCATCGTCACCGAAATCGTCGCCCTTGAATCATTCTACAAGGCGGAGGGCTATCATCAGGACTACTATAAAAACAACAAAACTGCCCCATATTGCCAATACGTGATTGCCCCGAAGCTGAAGAAGCTTGAACAGTAG
- a CDS encoding phytoene desaturase family protein: MAKDWLEGVSDAYDVVVIGSGLGGLTSANVLAKAGHKVLVLEHHYQFGGLATWFKRPGGHIFDISLHGFPFGMIKSCRKYWTREIADSIEQLEDVRFINPQMNIRTTFDKTDFIRIFVEEFGVEESRVIAFFDRLAEMNFYDDDRQTTGELFEEFFPGRNDVHRLLMEPISYANGSGLEDPAITYGIVFSNFMNKGVFIYKGGTDTLIKKMTAELKRNGVELRKCALVKEVLTELGEDGQKRICGVVAQSQNTGEQFAPRTIRCKTVVSNANIKNTILHLAGEEHFSRDFLEETKAVRVNTSSCQVYMGIRKGETIPNIGDLVFTSEAETFSTQELTSMRTSSKTFSVYYPDTRPHTREPRYAVVASINARWKDWESLNEEDYQKEKAWLVESSLASLEKLIPDIRSKVDHVEAATPRTVNYYTRHMGGTSFGTKFEGLKVSQKLPEALPGLYHAGSVGIIMSGWLGTMNYGVIVANKVDKFLVESEKQAAVGN; the protein is encoded by the coding sequence ATGGCAAAGGATTGGCTAGAAGGCGTGAGCGACGCCTATGATGTTGTGGTCATCGGCAGCGGGCTTGGCGGTCTGACGAGCGCCAACGTGCTGGCCAAGGCTGGCCACAAGGTGCTCGTGCTCGAGCATCATTACCAGTTCGGCGGGTTGGCCACCTGGTTCAAGCGGCCCGGCGGACATATCTTCGATATATCGCTGCACGGATTTCCTTTTGGAATGATCAAATCCTGCCGGAAGTATTGGACCCGGGAAATTGCCGATTCAATCGAGCAGCTCGAGGATGTTCGCTTCATCAATCCGCAGATGAATATTCGGACGACTTTCGACAAGACCGATTTTATCCGGATTTTCGTGGAGGAGTTTGGTGTTGAGGAGTCGCGGGTCATTGCCTTTTTCGACCGCCTTGCCGAAATGAATTTCTATGACGACGACCGGCAGACCACCGGTGAGCTGTTTGAGGAATTTTTTCCCGGCCGCAATGATGTGCACCGGCTTTTGATGGAGCCGATCTCCTATGCCAACGGCTCCGGACTAGAGGATCCAGCCATCACTTACGGGATTGTTTTCTCCAACTTCATGAACAAAGGGGTCTTTATCTACAAGGGCGGCACGGACACCCTGATCAAGAAGATGACGGCTGAACTCAAGCGCAATGGGGTCGAACTGCGGAAATGTGCGCTGGTAAAGGAAGTCCTTACAGAGCTTGGCGAGGACGGGCAAAAACGAATTTGTGGGGTTGTTGCGCAGAGCCAGAACACAGGTGAGCAGTTTGCCCCGCGGACCATCCGATGCAAAACGGTTGTCTCCAACGCGAATATCAAGAACACAATCCTGCACCTTGCCGGAGAGGAACATTTCAGCCGTGACTTTCTTGAGGAAACCAAGGCCGTGCGAGTGAACACAAGTTCCTGCCAGGTTTACATGGGGATTCGGAAGGGAGAGACCATCCCCAACATTGGCGACCTTGTCTTCACTTCGGAAGCAGAGACCTTCTCGACACAGGAGCTGACCAGCATGCGCACGAGCAGCAAGACTTTTTCGGTGTACTACCCCGACACGCGCCCGCATACCCGTGAGCCACGGTATGCCGTTGTCGCCTCGATCAATGCCCGCTGGAAAGACTGGGAAAGCCTGAACGAAGAGGATTACCAAAAGGAGAAGGCATGGCTGGTGGAAAGCTCGCTGGCCTCCTTGGAAAAGTTGATCCCGGACATTCGCTCGAAAGTGGACCATGTGGAAGCGGCCACGCCACGCACGGTGAATTACTACACCCGCCACATGGGTGGCACTTCATTCGGGACAAAGTTTGAAGGTCTCAAGGTTTCCCAAAAGCTGCCCGAAGCGCTTCCCGGATTGTACCACGCGGGCAGCGTCGGGATTATCATGTCGGGTTGGCTTGGAACGATGAATTACGGCGTGATTGTCGCCAACAAAGTTGACAAATTCCTCGTTGAAAGTGAGAAGCAGGCAGCCGTGGGAAATTAA
- a CDS encoding ABC transporter permease subunit — MSLFSIPIRMNPLTVKKLRRFKEIKRGYYSFLVLLFLSVLSLFSEVFANNRALMVRYEGETFFPVYSDVKLGNAFGLEGVIANTPVNYRDLQKHFEEQDAGNWVLMPLVPFSPNENNLYEGVLKPRPPDAPAQHYLGTDSTGRDILSRLIYGFRIAVFFSLAFMTLVYLIGITIGCLMGYFGGWFDLFVQRLIEIWSLVPFIYMVIIIFSVIPTSFSISTRIGILLSIMVLFSWTGMTYYMRTATYREKARDYTAAAQIIGASAPRIIFHHILPNAISTVVTFMPFTMAAAITAITALDFLGFGLPPPTPSIGEILKQGTSRLDAPWIVVSAFLALVFILTLVTFIGEAVREAFDPKKFTTYK; from the coding sequence ATGAGCCTGTTCTCCATTCCGATCCGCATGAATCCCTTGACGGTGAAGAAGCTAAGGCGGTTCAAGGAGATCAAACGCGGGTATTATTCCTTTCTCGTCCTGCTTTTTCTGTCGGTGCTTTCGCTCTTTTCCGAGGTCTTCGCCAACAACCGCGCCCTCATGGTCCGCTACGAGGGCGAGACGTTCTTCCCGGTTTATTCAGACGTGAAACTCGGGAACGCATTCGGACTTGAAGGTGTCATTGCAAACACCCCCGTCAACTACCGGGACCTGCAAAAGCACTTTGAGGAGCAGGATGCCGGCAACTGGGTGCTCATGCCTCTGGTCCCTTTCAGCCCGAATGAAAACAACCTTTACGAGGGCGTTCTCAAGCCAAGGCCACCAGACGCACCGGCTCAGCATTACCTCGGGACAGACAGCACCGGTCGCGATATTCTCTCCCGCCTCATTTACGGGTTCCGGATCGCCGTCTTCTTTTCCCTCGCCTTCATGACCCTCGTCTACCTGATCGGCATCACAATCGGTTGCCTGATGGGATATTTCGGAGGCTGGTTCGACCTGTTTGTCCAGCGCCTGATTGAAATCTGGTCGCTGGTCCCATTCATCTACATGGTCATCATTATTTTCTCGGTTATTCCAACCAGCTTCTCGATTTCCACCCGGATTGGGATTCTTTTGTCGATCATGGTCCTTTTCTCCTGGACGGGAATGACCTATTACATGCGGACGGCCACCTATCGTGAAAAGGCCCGTGATTACACGGCCGCAGCACAGATAATCGGGGCCAGTGCCCCGCGCATTATTTTCCACCATATCCTGCCCAACGCCATCAGCACGGTCGTTACCTTCATGCCTTTCACAATGGCAGCGGCGATCACGGCCATCACAGCACTCGATTTTCTGGGCTTCGGCCTGCCCCCACCCACCCCAAGTATCGGGGAAATCCTCAAGCAGGGAACATCCCGGCTGGATGCCCCGTGGATTGTCGTCAGCGCTTTCCTCGCCCTGGTCTTTATACTGACCCTTGTCACCTTTATTGGAGAGGCCGTGCGTGAGGCCTTTGATCCAAAGAAATTCACCACTTACAAGTAA
- the fabZ gene encoding 3-hydroxyacyl-ACP dehydratase FabZ yields the protein MEEIYKTIPHRPPFLFVDRIIEVTEESAVAERDIREDEPHFQGHYPGNPLMPGVLLCESVFQTAAIYMMKRFSSEVGTEGSKTPVLARIQEAKFKQMVRPGDTIRIEATFKETLSKFHFMRGKVHVGGKLALTVDFALALLDA from the coding sequence ATGGAAGAGATTTACAAAACCATTCCGCACCGTCCGCCATTCCTTTTTGTCGACCGGATTATCGAGGTGACTGAAGAGAGTGCCGTTGCAGAGCGCGATATCCGAGAGGATGAGCCGCATTTCCAGGGACACTATCCCGGCAATCCGCTCATGCCGGGCGTTCTCCTCTGTGAATCGGTTTTCCAAACGGCAGCCATTTACATGATGAAACGCTTTTCGAGCGAGGTCGGGACTGAAGGCTCCAAGACGCCAGTTCTGGCTCGCATTCAGGAGGCCAAGTTCAAGCAAATGGTACGTCCGGGAGACACCATTCGCATTGAGGCCACTTTCAAGGAAACCCTGAGCAAGTTTCATTTCATGCGTGGCAAGGTGCACGTCGGTGGCAAGCTCGCCCTGACGGTTGATTTTGCACTCGCCCTGCTGGATGCCTGA
- a CDS encoding 3-oxoacyl-ACP synthase III: protein MKLSRVVISDTAVVIPPLPITSADIEEQLKPTYERLRLPEGRLELMTGIECRHFWEPGFLPSQASAEAGQALLEKSSVAKSEIDILIHCGVCRDRMEPATAAYVHGLLQMPPSCQILDISNACLGFVNAMILAGGLIESGQIRHALLVSGENGRPLLEHTIQTLLEKDLTRNGIKPYFANLTIGAGAAAMLLSRDDLAKAEAPRLLGGAVRTDSEANKLCQGDSIGMDSLEMLTDAEHLLDAGIALAGETWKAFEDELSWSQSTPDCFVCHQVGRTHQRRLFDSLGLDRSKDFTTFETMGNVGSVSLPFTFHQARQAGKIQQGAKVALMGIGSGLSCAMLGVEG from the coding sequence ATGAAACTTTCACGGGTTGTCATCAGTGATACGGCTGTAGTGATTCCGCCACTACCCATAACCTCGGCGGACATCGAAGAACAACTCAAGCCGACTTATGAGCGCCTGCGCCTGCCTGAAGGCCGGCTTGAATTGATGACAGGCATTGAGTGCCGCCATTTCTGGGAACCCGGATTTCTTCCCTCGCAGGCGAGTGCGGAGGCCGGGCAAGCCTTGTTGGAGAAGAGTTCTGTGGCCAAGTCGGAGATTGATATCCTGATCCATTGCGGCGTGTGTCGCGACCGGATGGAGCCGGCTACGGCGGCCTATGTGCACGGACTGCTGCAAATGCCCCCAAGTTGTCAGATTCTCGATATTTCAAACGCCTGCCTTGGGTTTGTGAATGCCATGATTCTTGCTGGCGGACTGATCGAGAGCGGCCAGATTCGGCATGCCCTCCTCGTCTCCGGGGAAAATGGACGCCCTCTTCTGGAACATACGATCCAGACACTGCTCGAGAAGGATTTAACCCGTAACGGCATAAAACCATACTTTGCCAACCTGACAATTGGTGCCGGTGCCGCGGCAATGTTGTTATCCCGCGATGATCTTGCCAAGGCAGAGGCCCCAAGGTTGCTCGGCGGCGCTGTACGGACCGACTCGGAAGCTAATAAGTTGTGCCAAGGTGATTCAATTGGAATGGACTCTTTGGAAATGCTCACGGATGCGGAGCACTTGCTGGATGCGGGTATTGCCCTTGCGGGAGAGACATGGAAAGCGTTTGAAGATGAATTAAGCTGGTCTCAGTCAACTCCAGATTGCTTTGTCTGCCATCAGGTTGGCCGGACCCACCAGCGCCGCTTGTTTGACAGTCTGGGCCTGGACCGGAGCAAGGACTTTACGACTTTTGAGACAATGGGCAACGTTGGCTCGGTATCGCTCCCGTTTACTTTCCACCAGGCACGCCAAGCGGGAAAGATCCAGCAAGGTGCGAAGGTTGCGCTGATGGGAATCGGGAGTGGACTGAGCTGCGCAATGCTGGGAGTGGAGGGTTGA
- the malQ gene encoding 4-alpha-glucanotransferase, which produces MAPAKSLAWLKDRSAGVLLHPTSLHGNQGIGVLGAEARQFVYFLKESGFKYWQVLPLGPTGFGDSPYSSFSAFAGNPYLIDLVPLLEYGLLKPEDLHVLQHLPHDHTDFGMLYRIKWPLLRLAHKRFVESGRAYLPNYGIFADFIKAESDWLEPYCAYMALKERFNGTFWGEWPPECRKYPAARKSKFWKETKQAREAHAFFQYLFFGQWQQLKAHANEFGIEIIGDTPIFVALDSADTWASPELFEMSKPAKPDFVAGVPPDYFSETGQLWGNPLYNWEAHKKDNFKWWVHRLEANFKVFDIVRLDHFRGFYDYWRIPARAEDARSGKWATGPKDALFKEVARKLPSAKLIAEDLGEIHDKIRNFRDRLGLPGMAILQFAFGGKSDNFNLPHNLIANSVVYPGTHDNNTSVGWYDEASPQERDHARRYLRVDGDDFAWDLIRECYQSISRLAIVPMQDIMSLGSSARMNSPGEEQGNWQWRMEENAFNETWQSSSTYLAGLADLYGR; this is translated from the coding sequence ATGGCACCAGCTAAATCTCTGGCATGGTTGAAGGATCGATCCGCCGGAGTCCTTCTGCACCCGACATCACTTCACGGAAATCAAGGAATCGGCGTCCTTGGGGCAGAGGCCCGACAATTTGTTTATTTTCTTAAGGAATCGGGCTTCAAGTATTGGCAAGTTCTGCCGCTTGGGCCAACCGGGTTCGGGGATTCCCCTTACTCGAGTTTTTCCGCCTTTGCGGGCAATCCCTACCTGATCGACCTCGTTCCGTTACTCGAGTATGGACTGCTCAAGCCCGAGGACCTGCACGTCCTCCAGCATTTGCCACACGATCACACCGATTTTGGGATGCTCTACCGGATCAAGTGGCCCCTGCTTCGCCTCGCCCACAAGCGCTTTGTCGAGTCGGGTCGGGCCTATCTGCCAAATTATGGGATCTTTGCCGATTTCATAAAGGCGGAGAGCGATTGGTTGGAGCCGTATTGCGCCTACATGGCCTTGAAAGAGCGTTTTAACGGTACCTTCTGGGGTGAATGGCCACCCGAATGCCGGAAGTATCCCGCAGCACGGAAATCCAAGTTCTGGAAGGAAACCAAGCAGGCCCGTGAAGCCCATGCCTTTTTCCAGTACCTCTTTTTCGGGCAGTGGCAACAGCTCAAGGCCCATGCCAATGAATTCGGCATTGAGATCATCGGGGATACGCCCATTTTCGTTGCCCTCGACAGCGCGGATACCTGGGCCTCACCCGAGCTCTTCGAAATGTCAAAGCCGGCCAAGCCGGACTTCGTTGCAGGTGTCCCGCCAGACTATTTTTCAGAAACCGGACAGCTCTGGGGCAATCCCCTCTATAACTGGGAGGCACACAAGAAAGACAATTTCAAATGGTGGGTCCACCGTCTGGAGGCCAATTTCAAGGTGTTCGATATTGTGCGCCTTGACCATTTCAGAGGGTTTTATGACTACTGGCGCATTCCTGCCCGAGCCGAAGATGCCCGTTCGGGAAAATGGGCTACTGGACCCAAGGACGCACTCTTCAAGGAAGTGGCCCGCAAGCTCCCCTCGGCCAAGCTAATCGCCGAGGACCTTGGCGAGATTCATGACAAGATCCGCAATTTCCGCGATCGCCTTGGCCTTCCGGGTATGGCCATCCTGCAATTTGCCTTCGGGGGTAAATCCGATAACTTCAATCTCCCACACAACCTGATAGCCAATTCGGTCGTGTATCCAGGAACCCATGACAATAATACCTCTGTTGGCTGGTATGACGAGGCTTCACCGCAAGAGCGTGATCATGCACGGCGTTACCTTCGCGTGGATGGCGATGATTTTGCGTGGGATCTGATCCGTGAATGCTACCAGTCGATCAGCCGGCTCGCCATTGTTCCCATGCAGGACATCATGAGCCTCGGATCCTCGGCGCGCATGAACTCCCCCGGAGAAGAGCAAGGAAACTGGCAATGGCGCATGGAGGAAAATGCCTTCAATGAGACATGGCAGTCCTCAAGCACGTACCTTGCTGGGCTGGCCGATTTGTACGGACGGTAA